In Burkholderia sp. PAMC 26561, the following are encoded in one genomic region:
- a CDS encoding NrsF family protein — MLSITALSVPPFVAMFWAMEDMVTTRPIREGVAIGLLSGVQAAVIYSFYCVEMALLSWAVWYVHEIPFPAVPGILLGRRVSVW, encoded by the coding sequence ATGCTGAGCATCACTGCATTGTCCGTTCCGCCCTTCGTCGCCATGTTTTGGGCAATGGAAGATATGGTCACAACTCGCCCCATACGGGAAGGTGTCGCGATCGGGCTTTTGAGCGGGGTGCAGGCCGCCGTAATTTACTCGTTCTATTGCGTTGAAATGGCCTTGCTGTCCTGGGCCGTTTGGTACGTTCATGAAATCCCGTTCCCGGCCGTCCCGGGAATCCTGCTCGGCCGCAGAGTCTCAGTTTGGTAA
- a CDS encoding thioredoxin family protein gives MKTTMGKAALVGYVCLALANLATAAEVPYTKARFDKQVANGQATVVYLHATWCPTCKIQQPIVDRLSSDAEFKSLTVLEADYDTETALKKSLRITQQSTFVVFKGGHEVTRSTGETSEAAIRKTFETGL, from the coding sequence ATGAAAACGACTATGGGAAAGGCCGCGTTGGTAGGATATGTATGCCTCGCGCTGGCGAACCTAGCTACTGCAGCGGAGGTGCCCTACACCAAAGCCCGTTTCGATAAACAGGTGGCGAACGGTCAGGCGACGGTGGTGTACCTGCACGCAACCTGGTGTCCAACCTGCAAGATCCAGCAGCCGATCGTGGACCGGCTGTCTTCGGATGCTGAATTCAAATCGTTGACCGTGTTGGAGGCGGACTACGACACCGAAACGGCGTTGAAGAAGAGCTTGCGAATCACCCAGCAGTCCACCTTCGTTGTGTTCAAAGGAGGTCACGAGGTCACCCGGTCTACGGGCGAGACCAGTGAAGCGGCCATCCGTAAGACCTTCGAAACAGGGCTGTGA
- a CDS encoding cytochrome c biogenesis CcdA family protein has protein sequence MEFGPGTYALSFVAGAASVLSPCVLPLIPILVASALSKHRLGAVALAAGLGVAFAAVGTVLANLGASTGFDPELIRRAAATLMVAFGLIMLSARLSAWFAVIGSQISNAGSGVLNTLSGDGLASQFAIGLVLGFVWSPCVGPTLGAATTLAAQGRHLGQIALLMMVFGLGAGAPLLLLGAASRTSWLRSHRALGLLGRASKIALGVAFVALGLVVLFGYDRNIESALLSVSPMWLTRLTTSI, from the coding sequence ATGGAATTCGGCCCTGGCACCTATGCGCTGAGTTTCGTGGCCGGGGCGGCATCGGTGTTGTCGCCGTGCGTGCTGCCGCTGATCCCCATCCTAGTCGCGTCCGCGTTGTCGAAGCATCGTCTGGGTGCTGTCGCGTTGGCTGCAGGGCTTGGCGTGGCGTTCGCAGCGGTCGGTACGGTCCTTGCCAATCTCGGCGCCAGTACCGGCTTTGACCCGGAGTTGATTCGCCGGGCTGCGGCCACGCTGATGGTCGCTTTCGGGCTGATCATGTTGTCCGCGCGTCTGTCAGCTTGGTTCGCGGTAATAGGTTCGCAGATAAGCAACGCGGGCAGTGGCGTACTAAACACGCTCAGCGGCGACGGTCTTGCGTCGCAGTTTGCTATCGGGCTGGTGCTTGGATTTGTGTGGAGCCCCTGCGTGGGACCGACGCTGGGCGCTGCGACCACGCTTGCCGCTCAAGGCAGACACCTCGGGCAAATCGCTCTGCTGATGATGGTGTTCGGCCTAGGGGCAGGTGCGCCGTTGCTGCTGCTTGGCGCTGCATCGCGGACGTCGTGGCTCCGATCCCATAGGGCCCTTGGTTTATTGGGAAGGGCTTCCAAGATCGCGCTCGGCGTGGCATTTGTCGCGCTGGGGCTCGTCGTGCTGTTCGGATATGACCGGAACATAGAGTCGGCGCTTCTTTCTGTTTCGCCGATGTGGCTGACCCGGCTGACAACATCGATATAA
- a CDS encoding NAD(P)/FAD-dependent oxidoreductase — protein MIQDNFKFLTGLTAATRALCMPWLMLIARAWFAQILSVHQIMAMAESAHPSVLHVPSSVDVAFHMIVPLLLFAGFLSRPIALMLISQTLGGSSMISGAIGVKLALLMWLVVSGPDVFSLDHLLKRGMSVFPSRLMRAGDRFYDVLKRKGTPLALLAIRVALALAIVRQSSPVVQHAGLMMLGVPAGTLVQPAWLAVTVALLLVLGACTRLSALILALEISTAAVAMSMDDRLAVLLLVLLIVVAGGGLFTVDRLISLALSSVARRKSEPECRLPHVVVVGGGFGGVETVRGLSGLPCRITLIDQRNHHLFQPLLYQVATAALSPADIATPIRELFRAQRNVRVQLAQVTGVDTAKREVLTASRSVSFDYLVLATGARHGYFGKDAWAQFAPGLKTIDDAVSIRSRLLRAFEEAENAVDDTVRNAWMTFVIVGGGPTGIEMAGAIRELAHHGMSDEYRVIDPSTARVILLQSADRILPAFSAASSAAAQRSLSSLGVEVRLRSKVLSVDTDGVGIHGEHIPARTVLWAAGVEASAAAQWLGQEADSSGRLAVSADLSVAGLDGVFALGDTALSLGWNGATVPGLASAAKQQGRYAARVIGLRLRGRPAPPPFQYRHSGSLATIGRQAAVADFGRVRLWGAPAWWFWGAAHIVFLAGSRNRLTVLFNWLWAYLTYKRTTRLIIDE, from the coding sequence GTGATCCAAGACAATTTCAAATTCCTAACCGGTCTCACCGCTGCAACGCGCGCGTTGTGCATGCCCTGGTTGATGTTGATCGCCAGGGCGTGGTTCGCGCAGATTCTCTCTGTCCACCAAATCATGGCGATGGCTGAAAGCGCTCATCCGAGCGTTCTCCATGTTCCGTCCTCAGTCGACGTGGCATTTCACATGATCGTGCCGCTATTGCTGTTCGCCGGGTTTTTGTCGCGACCCATTGCACTGATGCTCATTTCGCAGACTTTGGGAGGCTCCTCGATGATCTCAGGGGCAATCGGCGTGAAGCTCGCGTTGCTGATGTGGTTGGTCGTAAGCGGGCCGGACGTTTTCTCGCTCGATCATCTTTTAAAGCGCGGCATGAGCGTTTTCCCATCGCGGCTGATGCGCGCTGGCGACCGGTTTTACGACGTCCTGAAGCGAAAAGGAACGCCGCTGGCGTTGCTGGCGATTCGAGTCGCGCTTGCACTTGCCATCGTCCGCCAATCTTCGCCCGTTGTACAACACGCCGGCCTCATGATGTTGGGCGTACCCGCTGGCACGCTAGTTCAGCCCGCCTGGTTGGCGGTCACCGTCGCCTTACTGCTCGTGCTTGGCGCATGTACGCGATTGTCGGCGCTAATCCTTGCGCTGGAAATATCGACCGCCGCAGTCGCCATGTCGATGGACGATCGGCTCGCGGTCCTGCTGCTTGTGCTCCTGATCGTGGTCGCGGGAGGAGGGCTCTTTACAGTCGATCGTTTGATTAGCCTCGCTCTTTCGTCTGTTGCTAGACGAAAGAGCGAGCCGGAATGCCGCTTGCCGCACGTAGTGGTCGTAGGTGGCGGCTTTGGTGGCGTGGAGACTGTGCGAGGCCTGAGCGGCCTGCCTTGCCGCATCACGCTTATTGATCAGCGCAACCACCATCTGTTCCAGCCGTTGCTCTATCAGGTCGCCACGGCCGCGCTGTCGCCAGCCGATATCGCGACGCCAATCCGCGAGCTGTTTCGCGCGCAACGCAATGTGCGCGTGCAGCTCGCGCAAGTTACAGGGGTCGATACCGCCAAACGCGAGGTATTGACCGCGAGCCGAAGCGTTTCGTTCGATTATCTCGTGCTCGCGACCGGCGCACGTCATGGTTATTTTGGGAAGGACGCCTGGGCGCAGTTCGCGCCCGGGCTAAAAACTATCGACGACGCGGTTTCCATTCGCAGCCGCCTGTTACGAGCCTTCGAAGAAGCTGAAAACGCCGTCGATGACACCGTGCGCAATGCCTGGATGACGTTCGTCATCGTAGGCGGTGGCCCGACAGGCATCGAGATGGCGGGAGCGATCCGCGAGCTCGCGCACCACGGCATGAGCGACGAGTATCGCGTCATTGATCCGTCGACCGCTCGCGTGATCTTGTTGCAGTCGGCTGACCGGATATTGCCCGCGTTCAGTGCCGCTTCGTCGGCCGCGGCGCAGCGCTCGCTCTCATCGCTGGGCGTGGAGGTCCGGCTGCGCTCCAAAGTGCTTTCTGTTGACACCGACGGCGTAGGCATACACGGCGAGCACATCCCGGCGCGTACGGTGTTATGGGCGGCCGGCGTAGAGGCTTCCGCTGCCGCGCAGTGGCTTGGGCAGGAGGCTGACTCGTCGGGGCGGCTGGCAGTATCTGCGGATCTTTCTGTCGCGGGACTCGACGGCGTGTTTGCGCTCGGCGACACGGCCTTGTCACTTGGATGGAACGGCGCGACCGTTCCCGGTCTCGCGTCTGCGGCGAAGCAGCAGGGACGCTATGCCGCCCGCGTGATCGGCTTGCGCTTGCGCGGCAGGCCAGCACCCCCGCCATTCCAGTATCGGCACTCGGGAAGCCTCGCGACAATCGGCCGACAGGCAGCGGTCGCGGACTTCGGCCGCGTGCGGCTGTGGGGTGCGCCGGCTTGGTGGTTCTGGGGCGCGGCACACATTGTTTTTCTGGCTGGCAGCCGCAATCGCCTGACTGTGCTGTTCAACTGGTTGTGGGCATATCTAACTTATAAGCGCACCACGAGACTTATTATTGACGAGTAA
- a CDS encoding molybdopterin-dependent oxidoreductase, whose amino-acid sequence MNPLKPVKKLRLDLDRESLIIDVRRQLDMPSRRLFGQRILTLGGLAMMTGCTLVDDKSVDNFLTRVSRMNDTVQGWLFDPNRLAPTYTEAQITRPFPFNAFYDVDQAPEVNGDSFRLKVSGLVQNKSVWTLSDLYALPKAEQITRHICVEGWSAIGRWGGTPFSEFLKRVGADTSAKYIGFKCADDYYESIDMPTALHPQTLLTFTYDGQRLPAKYGYPMKLRMPTKLGYKNPKHIMEIFVTNEFPGGYWVDQGYNWFGGS is encoded by the coding sequence ATGAACCCGCTCAAACCTGTTAAAAAGCTGCGGCTGGACCTTGATCGCGAGTCGCTGATCATCGACGTGCGTCGCCAGCTCGACATGCCTTCGCGCCGCTTGTTCGGCCAGCGCATCCTGACACTCGGCGGCCTCGCAATGATGACCGGCTGCACGCTCGTCGACGATAAATCCGTCGATAACTTCCTCACGCGCGTATCGCGGATGAACGACACCGTGCAGGGCTGGCTCTTCGATCCCAACCGTCTCGCGCCCACTTACACCGAAGCGCAGATCACGCGTCCGTTTCCGTTCAATGCGTTCTACGACGTCGACCAGGCGCCCGAAGTCAACGGCGACAGCTTCCGCCTAAAAGTGAGCGGCCTGGTTCAGAACAAGAGCGTGTGGACCTTGTCCGACCTGTACGCGCTTCCAAAAGCAGAGCAGATCACGCGGCATATCTGCGTGGAGGGCTGGAGCGCGATCGGGCGATGGGGCGGCACACCGTTCTCCGAATTTCTGAAGCGCGTGGGTGCGGATACATCGGCTAAATATATTGGCTTCAAATGCGCCGACGACTACTACGAAAGCATCGACATGCCGACTGCCCTGCATCCGCAAACGCTGCTGACCTTTACCTATGACGGCCAGCGTCTGCCGGCCAAATACGGTTATCCGATGAAGCTGCGGATGCCTACAAAGCTGGGCTACAAAAACCCGAAGCACATCATGGAGATCTTCGTGACGAACGAGTTTCCGGGCGGCTACTGGGTCGATCAGGGCTATAACTGGTTTGGCGGCTCCTGA
- a CDS encoding cytochrome b/b6 domain-containing protein yields the protein MSTTTVSHPVQTIQPVWVRLTHWLNALAVVLMLMSGWRIYDASPVIKGFMIPTKITLGGWLGGALQWHFAAMWLLFFNGLFYLGMNIATGRIRTKFFPLSPLAVLRDLGEALKGHLSHADPSKYNAVQKFAYLFVMLDITVLILSGLAIWKSVQFHVLRDLFGGYDFARVVHFSAMSLIAAFIVVHLVMVTLVPRSLLTMIRGR from the coding sequence ATGAGCACAACAACCGTTTCTCACCCCGTTCAAACAATCCAGCCAGTCTGGGTGCGCCTCACGCACTGGCTCAACGCGCTGGCAGTCGTACTCATGCTGATGTCCGGATGGCGGATTTATGACGCTTCGCCGGTGATCAAAGGCTTTATGATCCCGACCAAGATCACATTGGGCGGCTGGTTGGGCGGCGCGTTGCAATGGCATTTCGCGGCCATGTGGCTGCTGTTCTTCAACGGCCTTTTTTACCTTGGCATGAACATCGCCACCGGCCGCATCAGGACGAAGTTCTTTCCGCTATCGCCACTCGCAGTATTGCGCGATCTCGGCGAGGCGTTGAAAGGGCATCTGTCGCACGCCGATCCGAGCAAGTACAACGCGGTGCAGAAGTTTGCTTATTTGTTCGTCATGCTCGACATCACCGTGCTGATTTTGTCCGGCCTCGCGATCTGGAAATCCGTGCAGTTTCATGTCCTGCGCGACTTGTTCGGCGGCTACGACTTTGCGCGCGTCGTGCACTTCAGCGCAATGTCTCTTATCGCGGCTTTCATCGTGGTGCACCTAGTGATGGTCACGCTCGTGCCGCGTTCGCTCTTGACCATGATTCGCGGCCGATAA
- a CDS encoding pentapeptide MXKDX repeat protein, whose translation MKKFALAAVAAGFLVCGGSAFAQASSAMSSDAMSHDSMAKDSTSKDGMSHDSMKKDEMKKGMKHEDKMKDGMAHDASGAMAN comes from the coding sequence ATGAAAAAATTCGCTCTCGCAGCAGTAGCAGCCGGCTTTCTCGTGTGTGGCGGTTCGGCATTTGCCCAAGCAAGCAGCGCGATGTCCAGCGATGCCATGAGTCACGATTCAATGGCCAAGGATTCCACGTCGAAAGATGGCATGAGCCACGATTCAATGAAGAAAGACGAAATGAAGAAGGGCATGAAACACGAGGATAAGATGAAGGACGGCATGGCTCACGACGCTTCGGGCGCAATGGCCAATTAA
- a CDS encoding YkgJ family cysteine cluster protein translates to MDLNFECTMCGKCCHDLKLPLSVSEALLWLERGGDVQFLCEAVPWHEEPAEDNLLAQHKRRRSFVASSGALPARIVVVIAAAFEGACPHLLPNLSCGVYEERPTVCRIYPAEVNPFIELNTQQKACPPEAWAPDKPILMRAHRIVDVQTAALIDKSRMADAGDTGTKALACAHLGIDTAALANEGLTIYSPPRAQSVAALKLARETGDTTGYVPDWKVASNRQETVETLTSIGASSVFCTSLNAESFQYLGFFAESA, encoded by the coding sequence ATGGATCTAAACTTCGAATGCACCATGTGCGGCAAATGCTGTCACGATCTTAAGCTGCCGCTAAGTGTCAGCGAGGCGCTGCTCTGGCTTGAACGTGGTGGCGACGTCCAGTTCCTGTGCGAAGCGGTTCCGTGGCACGAGGAACCCGCCGAAGACAACCTGCTCGCGCAACACAAACGCCGCAGGTCGTTTGTGGCATCGAGCGGCGCATTGCCGGCTCGCATAGTGGTTGTCATCGCGGCCGCATTCGAAGGTGCTTGCCCGCATTTGCTGCCGAATCTGAGTTGCGGCGTGTACGAAGAACGGCCGACCGTCTGCCGTATTTATCCGGCCGAGGTGAATCCGTTTATTGAATTGAATACGCAACAGAAGGCTTGTCCGCCGGAAGCGTGGGCGCCGGACAAGCCGATTCTCATGCGCGCGCACAGGATAGTGGATGTGCAGACGGCGGCTCTCATCGACAAATCGCGCATGGCCGATGCCGGCGACACCGGCACGAAGGCGCTTGCCTGCGCGCATCTGGGAATCGATACCGCAGCGCTCGCCAACGAAGGGTTGACGATCTATTCGCCGCCGCGCGCGCAGTCGGTTGCTGCACTGAAGCTTGCGCGGGAGACGGGTGATACAACTGGCTATGTACCCGACTGGAAAGTGGCGTCGAATCGTCAGGAGACGGTGGAGACGCTGACGTCTATCGGAGCGTCAAGCGTGTTTTGCACCTCGCTGAATGCCGAGTCGTTTCAATATCTGGGTTTCTTTGCGGAGTCGGCTTAA
- a CDS encoding lactonase family protein — translation MFKKLTMATGVVTLVAACGGGNDSAPTVSQLFAQTNDSTNAVVHFIRNADGTLAKQPAVLTGGKGTNGVNYFMGNIVAPDALTSNHSVITSTDGSQLFVANAGDNTVSTFSIDKTSGTLTLLAVSPTGGTRPTSLALANNVLYVTHQQGVNELGAYRVGSDGKLTSIGTYPVVQQDALPTEVSVSPDGKFVVVNGFLKTLTPVQPANALLAYPINADGTLGQVVSSTSVGVGPFGGIFGHGAQAGVYATTDAPGGTASSYSFASSGSFTPLSGPVAVTGQAAPCWIAITPDNKFVYVSSGSGAVSLFSLDSNGKLSLANASAASEPAALSTTSSFANDSWVSPDGKFLYQDFAGDDKIVAYSIGVNGTLTKLGEQPANTQSKISLQGLTGT, via the coding sequence GTGTTCAAGAAACTGACAATGGCGACCGGTGTTGTGACACTCGTCGCCGCGTGCGGCGGCGGTAATGATTCCGCGCCTACCGTGTCGCAGCTTTTCGCACAGACAAACGATTCCACGAATGCGGTTGTGCATTTCATCCGCAACGCCGATGGCACATTGGCGAAACAACCGGCCGTGCTCACCGGAGGCAAAGGAACGAACGGCGTCAACTATTTCATGGGGAACATCGTGGCGCCCGATGCGTTGACGAGTAACCATAGCGTCATTACCAGCACCGACGGCTCGCAGCTTTTCGTTGCCAACGCCGGCGACAATACCGTGAGCACATTTTCCATCGACAAGACGTCGGGCACGCTCACGCTTCTCGCCGTATCGCCGACAGGCGGCACCCGACCGACGTCCCTCGCACTTGCAAACAATGTGCTTTACGTGACGCATCAGCAAGGCGTGAATGAGCTGGGCGCGTATCGTGTTGGGTCGGATGGCAAACTGACATCCATTGGAACCTATCCCGTTGTCCAGCAAGATGCCCTTCCAACTGAAGTCAGCGTCAGCCCCGACGGCAAGTTCGTTGTTGTGAACGGCTTTCTGAAAACACTGACGCCGGTTCAGCCTGCCAATGCGCTGCTGGCTTATCCAATCAACGCCGACGGAACACTGGGACAGGTGGTGAGTTCAACCTCGGTAGGTGTAGGGCCGTTCGGAGGGATTTTTGGTCATGGCGCACAGGCAGGCGTGTACGCGACGACCGACGCCCCGGGCGGCACGGCCAGTTCGTATTCATTCGCAAGCAGCGGCAGCTTTACACCGCTAAGCGGGCCTGTCGCGGTGACAGGGCAGGCAGCGCCTTGCTGGATTGCAATAACGCCTGACAACAAGTTCGTCTACGTGAGCAGCGGCAGCGGAGCGGTCTCGTTGTTTTCACTTGACAGCAACGGCAAGCTCTCGTTGGCCAACGCATCGGCGGCGAGCGAACCGGCGGCGTTATCGACTACATCCAGCTTTGCGAACGATTCGTGGGTCAGTCCGGACGGCAAGTTTCTTTATCAGGACTTCGCCGGCGACGACAAGATCGTCGCGTATTCCATTGGCGTGAACGGGACACTGACCAAGCTTGGTGAGCAACCGGCGAACACCCAATCGAAGATCAGTTTGCAGGGCCTGACCGGCACCTGA
- a CDS encoding sigma-70 family RNA polymerase sigma factor, which produces MKRITQNSALSSVEERLRALFVRGLDGDAKAYRAFLEDLTRHLRGFLRKRIYYLQDDIEDVVQEILLAVHNSRHTYRSDDPLTAWVHAIARYKLMDLFRARSRREALNDPLDEKLDIFATSDEEPADAKRDIGKLLKQLPDRHRLPIVHVKLQGLSVTEAAELTGMSESAVKVGIHRGLKALAAKVRGTA; this is translated from the coding sequence ATGAAGCGAATAACACAGAACAGTGCCTTGTCCAGTGTCGAAGAGCGGCTCCGGGCGCTATTCGTACGCGGCCTAGATGGCGACGCGAAAGCATATCGTGCGTTTCTCGAAGACCTCACCAGGCACCTGCGTGGGTTTTTGCGAAAACGCATCTATTACCTGCAGGATGACATCGAGGATGTCGTGCAGGAGATCCTGCTGGCCGTGCATAACAGCCGCCATACGTATCGTTCGGACGACCCACTGACGGCGTGGGTGCACGCCATCGCGCGCTACAAGCTGATGGATCTTTTCCGTGCGCGGTCGCGGCGTGAAGCACTGAACGACCCGCTGGACGAGAAACTCGATATTTTTGCGACTTCGGATGAAGAGCCCGCCGACGCCAAGCGTGATATTGGCAAGCTGCTCAAGCAATTACCCGACCGTCATCGGTTGCCGATTGTGCACGTGAAGCTGCAGGGACTCTCCGTGACGGAGGCGGCCGAGCTGACAGGCATGTCTGAATCGGCTGTCAAAGTTGGCATCCACCGTGGACTGAAAGCGCTCGCAGCAAAGGTCAGAGGCACCGCATGA
- a CDS encoding DUF1109 domain-containing protein, which produces MKTEDLISLLSTGVAPVDTGMSRRRFARALLLGGIGAFVLMLSVYGLRPDLSAVLRTPLFWARFAFPATLAASALFLAARLSRPGTTVGAFWAIPAVPILVVWSAAVAVLCLASPEARVPLVIGHTWRSCPFNIVLLSVPAFVAVFWAIRGLAPTRLRLAGAAGGMLAGTMATMAYCLHCPEMSVAFWAIWYLLGMALATLIGAALGPRFLRW; this is translated from the coding sequence ATGAAAACAGAGGACCTTATTTCGCTTCTCTCAACGGGCGTCGCGCCCGTTGACACCGGCATGTCTCGCCGCCGCTTCGCACGCGCGCTGCTGCTTGGCGGCATTGGCGCATTCGTGCTGATGCTGTCCGTCTATGGCCTGCGTCCGGACCTCTCCGCGGTATTGCGCACGCCGCTGTTCTGGGCGCGCTTTGCGTTTCCCGCGACGCTGGCGGCGAGCGCCCTTTTCCTCGCCGCCCGGCTATCGCGGCCGGGTACGACGGTCGGCGCATTCTGGGCAATACCCGCCGTACCCATTCTCGTGGTATGGAGCGCGGCGGTAGCGGTCTTGTGTCTCGCCTCGCCCGAAGCCCGCGTCCCGCTCGTGATTGGCCACACATGGCGCTCCTGCCCGTTCAATATCGTGCTGCTGTCCGTGCCGGCGTTTGTTGCCGTGTTCTGGGCCATTCGCGGACTTGCGCCAACCCGCCTGCGCCTCGCGGGCGCTGCTGGCGGCATGCTTGCCGGGACCATGGCTACCATGGCGTACTGCCTGCATTGTCCAGAGATGAGTGTCGCATTCTGGGCCATCTGGTACCTGCTCGGCATGGCGCTCGCCACGTTGATCGGTGCGGCGCTTGGCCCCCGTTTCTTGCGATGGTAG
- a CDS encoding DUF1109 domain-containing protein — protein MKTREFVSMLATGIFPTPPHVVALRFSAALFLGLTGAACMVVALYGVRGDMPQMLVTPLFWIKVAFPLAVVGASLSIVMRVSRPGADATMAWIALAIPLALVWAVALVVIVAAPATLRLQLVLGNTWQVCTMNIAVLSVPTFIAVFWAMKGLAPTQPVIAGAAAGLLSGAQAVLVYMLYCVEMTVPFWGVWYVLGMLVPTVVGAVLGPRLLRW, from the coding sequence ATGAAAACCCGCGAGTTCGTGTCGATGCTTGCCACCGGCATCTTCCCGACCCCTCCCCATGTTGTCGCGCTGCGCTTTTCGGCAGCACTTTTCCTCGGACTGACCGGGGCCGCCTGCATGGTCGTAGCCCTTTATGGCGTTCGCGGCGACATGCCGCAAATGCTCGTCACGCCGCTTTTCTGGATCAAGGTCGCGTTCCCACTTGCGGTTGTGGGCGCTTCGCTTTCGATCGTGATGCGTGTCTCCCGACCTGGTGCCGACGCTACGATGGCTTGGATCGCACTCGCCATTCCGCTCGCGCTGGTCTGGGCGGTGGCGCTGGTCGTGATCGTCGCGGCACCTGCGACGCTGCGTCTCCAGCTTGTGCTCGGCAACACGTGGCAGGTCTGCACGATGAACATCGCGGTCTTGTCGGTGCCGACGTTTATTGCCGTCTTCTGGGCCATGAAGGGGCTTGCCCCCACGCAGCCGGTCATCGCCGGAGCGGCTGCCGGGTTGCTGAGCGGCGCGCAGGCAGTGCTGGTCTACATGCTGTATTGCGTGGAGATGACCGTGCCGTTCTGGGGCGTCTGGTACGTGCTTGGCATGCTGGTGCCGACCGTTGTTGGCGCCGTTCTGGGGCCGCGCCTGCTGCGCTGGTAG
- a CDS encoding peroxiredoxin-like family protein, whose protein sequence is MELKQELAAFRTEYERTAPAERVALYDAKVEELQATFPIANVLAVGQHAPDFVLPGVAGQMFSLSDVLREGPAVVVFYRGGWCPYCNIQLRAFQRLLPQLAGLGASLVAISPQLPDGSMSTAERNALDFAVLSDAGNDVARSFGLVYSLPEELRQTLRSIGKVLPDINGEDGWELPVPATFVITKDRRIVFSHIDIDYRSRCAPNAVVSALRSICST, encoded by the coding sequence ATGGAACTCAAGCAGGAACTCGCAGCTTTTCGCACTGAATACGAACGCACGGCACCGGCTGAACGGGTCGCGCTCTATGACGCAAAGGTTGAGGAGTTGCAAGCAACTTTCCCAATTGCCAACGTGCTGGCTGTCGGACAGCATGCACCTGACTTTGTATTGCCCGGCGTTGCTGGCCAAATGTTTTCACTTTCGGACGTACTTCGCGAGGGACCCGCTGTTGTCGTGTTCTACAGGGGCGGCTGGTGCCCTTATTGCAATATTCAGCTCAGAGCATTCCAGCGGCTGCTGCCGCAGCTTGCCGGACTGGGCGCCAGCCTGGTCGCGATCTCGCCCCAGTTGCCCGACGGCTCAATGTCAACTGCCGAACGCAATGCGCTTGATTTTGCCGTTCTGAGCGACGCAGGCAATGACGTGGCGCGTTCCTTCGGGCTCGTCTACTCACTCCCGGAAGAATTACGCCAAACCCTGCGCTCGATCGGCAAGGTGTTACCAGACATTAATGGCGAGGACGGCTGGGAGTTGCCGGTTCCAGCGACGTTCGTTATTACGAAAGACAGGCGCATCGTCTTCTCCCATATCGACATTGACTACCGAAGTCGCTGTGCACCGAACGCTGTGGTCTCGGCGCTGCGCTCGATATGTTCGACTTAA
- a CDS encoding LysR family transcriptional regulator: MDRLTAMETFVSVIEAGSFSGAARRLKVGQPAVSKSIAQLEERLGVRLLLRSTRGLTPTDTGKQFYERSKRAIEEADEAELVARGAGASLSGRLRVCAPVTFARLRIVPAMKLFLAAHPELTIEVVLDDRHIDLLEEGIDVALRMGVLLDSGMTARKIGQARRLVVGTPAYFRSAGTPDVPADLIGHQAIVYGQSGGVAAWTFKRGSSETAVAVSGRMSVTAAEGVRAAVLADIGIAIVSEWMFAPELAVGAVDAVLTDWTLPPVDLWAVFPTGRMASAKARAFVTFVEATLGFATVST; encoded by the coding sequence ATGGATAGATTGACCGCAATGGAAACCTTTGTCAGCGTGATCGAAGCCGGCTCGTTTTCTGGCGCCGCGCGCCGGTTAAAGGTGGGGCAGCCGGCTGTATCGAAGTCAATTGCGCAGCTTGAGGAAAGGCTTGGCGTGCGTTTGCTGCTGCGCTCAACACGCGGCCTTACGCCTACCGATACCGGCAAGCAATTCTACGAACGTTCGAAACGCGCTATCGAGGAAGCGGATGAAGCAGAGCTAGTCGCGCGCGGCGCCGGTGCGAGTCTCTCCGGACGCTTGCGGGTATGCGCTCCGGTGACTTTTGCGCGTCTGCGCATTGTTCCTGCGATGAAGCTCTTTCTGGCCGCGCATCCGGAGCTGACCATCGAAGTCGTGCTCGACGACCGTCATATCGATTTGCTCGAAGAGGGCATTGATGTCGCGTTGCGCATGGGGGTCCTTCTTGACTCGGGCATGACTGCGCGCAAGATCGGGCAAGCCCGGCGGCTCGTGGTTGGGACCCCCGCCTATTTTAGATCGGCTGGAACCCCCGATGTGCCTGCCGACCTGATCGGGCATCAGGCGATTGTCTACGGGCAGTCTGGCGGCGTTGCTGCATGGACGTTCAAACGGGGCAGCTCGGAAACCGCGGTGGCGGTATCTGGCCGGATGAGCGTAACGGCCGCCGAAGGCGTCCGCGCGGCCGTGCTCGCAGACATAGGGATCGCGATAGTATCCGAATGGATGTTTGCACCGGAGCTTGCGGTCGGCGCGGTGGACGCGGTACTAACCGACTGGACCTTGCCGCCCGTCGATCTGTGGGCCGTGTTTCCGACCGGCCGGATGGCCAGCGCGAAGGCGCGCGCGTTTGTCACGTTCGTCGAGGCGACCCTGGGATTCGCAACCGTATCCACCTAA